From a region of the Corallococcus coralloides DSM 2259 genome:
- a CDS encoding lysophospholipid acyltransferase family protein has translation MRYVVSLWFFALFLVTAPLLFTLGAVLFVVAYPLDPNRQWLHVLVCRWCYGLWLHASPGWRVRVEGRELLPQGPCVYVVNHQSFADILAVMGLFTPYKFVAKASLFRTPLVGWMMTLLGYVPIVRGSSTSMEQLLGPCRRWLRKGIPVLIFPEGTYSPGELLPFKRGAFQLALEEHVPVVPVLVRGTRELVDGDGPWMSPRATVTVQVMPALPPETFGPDSAALATRVREQFVEALARVG, from the coding sequence ATGCGCTACGTCGTCTCGCTGTGGTTCTTCGCGCTGTTCCTGGTCACCGCGCCCCTCCTCTTCACGTTGGGCGCGGTGTTGTTCGTGGTGGCGTACCCGTTGGACCCGAACCGCCAGTGGCTGCACGTGCTGGTGTGCCGGTGGTGCTACGGGCTGTGGCTGCACGCGTCCCCCGGCTGGCGCGTGCGGGTGGAGGGACGGGAGCTGTTGCCCCAGGGGCCGTGCGTCTACGTCGTCAATCACCAGTCGTTCGCGGACATCCTGGCGGTGATGGGGCTGTTCACGCCGTACAAGTTCGTGGCGAAGGCGTCGCTGTTCCGCACGCCGCTGGTGGGCTGGATGATGACGCTGCTGGGCTACGTGCCCATCGTGCGCGGCAGCTCCACGTCCATGGAGCAGCTCTTGGGCCCGTGCCGCCGGTGGCTCCGCAAGGGCATCCCGGTGCTCATCTTCCCGGAGGGCACGTACTCGCCCGGGGAGCTCCTTCCCTTCAAGCGCGGCGCGTTCCAGCTGGCGCTGGAGGAGCACGTGCCGGTGGTGCCGGTGCTGGTGCGCGGCACGCGGGAGCTGGTGGACGGGGACGGGCCGTGGATGAGCCCTCGCGCCACTGTCACGGTGCAGGTGATGCCGGCCTTGCCGCCGGAGACTTTCGGGCCGGACTCGGCGGCGCTGGCCACGCGCGTGCGTGAGCAGTTCGTGGAGGCGCTCGCGCGGGTGGGCTGA
- the pgl gene encoding 6-phosphogluconolactonase, translating into MSQPLIVPSEQLAREAADWMARELEKALATKPRVSLALSGGNTPKPAYRMLADHKLPWERVDVYFVDERFVPPDHKDSNYLLVKQSLLEPLKLPDAQVFRMQGERTDRDAAARDYEKTLPAKLDVVLIGVGEDGHTASLMPGHPALQERTRRVLAVEQSAKPPPWRMTLTFPVLQGAGAVLGLVAGEGKRDAMRRILAGDMSLPASHVTNTQWMLDPAAHG; encoded by the coding sequence ATGAGCCAGCCCCTCATCGTTCCCTCCGAGCAGCTGGCCCGCGAGGCCGCGGACTGGATGGCGCGCGAGCTGGAAAAGGCGCTCGCGACGAAGCCGCGCGTGAGCCTGGCCCTGTCCGGCGGCAACACGCCCAAGCCCGCGTACCGGATGCTCGCGGACCACAAGCTCCCCTGGGAGCGCGTGGACGTGTACTTCGTGGACGAGCGCTTCGTGCCGCCGGACCACAAGGACAGCAACTACCTGCTGGTGAAGCAGTCGCTGCTTGAGCCGCTGAAGCTGCCGGACGCGCAGGTGTTCCGCATGCAGGGCGAGCGCACGGACCGCGACGCCGCCGCGCGCGACTACGAGAAGACGCTGCCCGCGAAGCTGGACGTGGTGCTCATCGGCGTGGGCGAGGACGGCCACACCGCGAGCCTCATGCCCGGCCACCCCGCCCTGCAGGAGCGCACGCGGCGGGTGCTGGCGGTGGAGCAGAGCGCGAAGCCGCCGCCGTGGCGGATGACGCTGACCTTCCCCGTGCTCCAGGGCGCGGGGGCGGTGCTGGGGCTGGTGGCCGGCGAGGGCAAGCGGGACGCCATGCGGCGCATCCTCGCGGGCGATATGTCCCTGCCCGCGTCGCACGTGACGAACACGCAGTGGATGTTGGATCCCGCCGCCCACGGGTGA
- a CDS encoding zf-HC2 domain-containing protein, translating to MNAHCTRLHLFMDGELSESDAEGFRNHLPRCAACESGLRDLLQLELLAARALGTGVAEAPAAKPEGNVVSLGAWVRKNARVVAPLAMAASLCAVFVPRMMPAADVPAVVFLENQTTRELEARLSDPRADQWRRYSPMRGGADGVEAGKGTLPLRPLAEMEERKDFRGIVAAYVLHGQWQQAQAVLAREPASLARDSDLAVVALQDGRYQDALALLDPVVRADPRNPQALWNRGLALRALHQEARAARDFDQVAALGEPGWSDEARKLAEELRAAAR from the coding sequence ATGAACGCGCATTGCACCCGGTTGCATCTCTTCATGGACGGCGAACTGTCCGAGTCCGACGCCGAAGGCTTCCGGAACCACCTGCCGCGCTGTGCCGCCTGCGAGAGCGGCCTCAGGGACCTGCTCCAGTTGGAGCTGCTGGCGGCGCGGGCCCTGGGCACGGGCGTGGCGGAAGCGCCGGCCGCGAAGCCGGAGGGCAACGTGGTGTCGCTGGGCGCGTGGGTGCGCAAGAACGCGCGCGTGGTGGCGCCGCTGGCCATGGCCGCCAGCCTCTGCGCCGTCTTCGTGCCGCGCATGATGCCCGCCGCGGACGTGCCGGCGGTCGTCTTCCTGGAGAACCAGACCACCCGCGAGCTGGAGGCCCGCCTGTCTGATCCGCGCGCGGACCAGTGGCGCCGCTACAGCCCCATGCGCGGTGGCGCGGACGGCGTGGAGGCCGGAAAGGGCACCCTGCCGCTGCGTCCGCTGGCGGAGATGGAGGAGCGCAAGGACTTCCGCGGCATCGTCGCGGCCTACGTGCTGCACGGCCAGTGGCAGCAGGCGCAGGCGGTGCTGGCGCGCGAGCCCGCGTCGCTGGCGCGCGACAGCGACCTGGCGGTGGTGGCGCTGCAGGACGGCCGCTACCAGGACGCGCTGGCGCTGTTGGACCCCGTGGTGCGCGCGGATCCGCGCAACCCGCAGGCGCTGTGGAACCGCGGCCTCGCGCTGCGCGCCCTGCACCAGGAAGCCCGCGCCGCGCGCGACTTCGACCAGGTGGCCGCGCTGGGCGAGCCGGGCTGGAGCGACGAAGCGCGCAAGCTGGCGGAAGAGCTGCGCGCCGCCGCTCGCTGA
- a CDS encoding RNA polymerase sigma factor gives MANLFNREKRHFEAFIQRHRPSLLAVARRLCARGALDPEDLVQEAFERALPEFGHLKDRTEAACAAWLCTTMTNRFLDHCRRQRTESRGLPHLALVQDLPVTGDGDQENWELVGNDAFQAAIEQLKPHLRDAYRLHAEGRRYQAIAEHFNVPVGTVGSWLTLARRDLRELLLPSVAVARERGVQS, from the coding sequence ATGGCCAATCTCTTCAACCGGGAAAAGCGCCACTTCGAGGCGTTCATCCAGCGACACCGCCCCAGCCTGCTGGCGGTGGCGCGGCGGTTGTGCGCTCGCGGCGCCCTGGACCCGGAGGACCTGGTCCAGGAGGCCTTCGAGCGGGCGTTGCCGGAGTTTGGCCACCTCAAGGACCGGACGGAAGCGGCGTGCGCGGCGTGGCTGTGCACGACCATGACCAACCGGTTCCTGGACCACTGCCGCCGGCAGCGCACGGAGAGCCGGGGGCTGCCGCACCTGGCGCTGGTGCAGGACCTGCCGGTGACGGGGGATGGCGACCAGGAGAACTGGGAGCTGGTGGGCAACGACGCGTTCCAGGCGGCCATCGAGCAGCTCAAGCCGCACCTGCGGGACGCGTACAGGCTTCACGCGGAAGGCCGCCGCTATCAGGCCATCGCTGAACATTTCAACGTTCCCGTGGGAACCGTGGGCAGCTGGCTGACGCTGGCGCGCCGGGACCTGAGGGAACTGCTCCTCCCGAGCGTGGCGGTAGCCCGGGAGCGGGGGGTCCAGTCATGA
- the gndA gene encoding NADP-dependent phosphogluconate dehydrogenase, giving the protein MSEQTKPAQFGVAGMGVMGASLALNIADHGFRVAVWDRHPEKLQQVQQENPKQALQGFAELEKFVAGLERPRRILLMITAGAPVDEMMGRLFPLLSPGDVIMDAGNSWYLDTRRREALCKEKGFHFLGIGVSGGEEGARNGPSIMPGGPKDAYALVQPVLEAIAARSEEGLCVTHVGPEGAGHFVKMVHNGIEYADMQLLAETYDVLRRGLGLDAATLADLFSKWNEGIAESFLLETTIKVLRKRDPETGKPLVDLVLDKAGQKGTGKWTVQVALDLGVPVPSIASALDARNLSSRKDERVAASKKLHGPDISLSSEEKKELAQWAHDALYAARVVTYAQGMRLIQAASDEYKWGVSLAEMARIWRGGCIIRAKLLTPLRESFQQQSTLPNLMVSEAFSPVLDKMAPAWRKFVGVATKSGIPVPVFSSSLAYLDSYRSPELPQNLTQAQRDAFGAHTYQRRDKPDAGFVHTDWLK; this is encoded by the coding sequence ATGAGCGAACAGACGAAGCCGGCGCAGTTCGGCGTGGCGGGCATGGGCGTGATGGGCGCGAGCCTGGCCCTCAACATCGCGGACCACGGCTTCCGCGTCGCCGTATGGGACCGCCACCCGGAGAAGCTCCAGCAGGTCCAGCAGGAGAACCCGAAGCAGGCCCTGCAGGGCTTCGCGGAGCTGGAGAAGTTCGTCGCCGGCCTGGAGCGCCCGCGCCGCATCCTCCTGATGATCACCGCGGGCGCCCCCGTGGACGAGATGATGGGCCGGCTGTTCCCGCTCTTGTCGCCCGGCGACGTCATCATGGACGCGGGCAACTCCTGGTACCTGGACACGCGCCGCCGCGAGGCCCTGTGCAAGGAGAAGGGCTTCCACTTCCTGGGCATCGGCGTGTCCGGCGGTGAGGAGGGCGCGCGCAACGGCCCGTCCATCATGCCCGGCGGTCCCAAGGACGCGTACGCGCTGGTGCAGCCCGTGCTGGAGGCCATCGCCGCGCGCAGCGAGGAAGGCCTGTGCGTCACCCACGTGGGCCCGGAGGGCGCGGGCCACTTCGTGAAGATGGTGCACAACGGCATCGAGTACGCGGACATGCAGCTGCTCGCGGAGACGTACGACGTGCTCCGCCGCGGCCTGGGCCTGGACGCCGCGACGCTGGCCGACCTGTTCTCCAAGTGGAACGAGGGCATCGCCGAGTCGTTCCTCCTGGAGACCACCATCAAGGTGCTGCGCAAGCGCGACCCGGAGACGGGCAAGCCGCTGGTGGACCTGGTGCTGGACAAGGCCGGCCAGAAGGGCACGGGCAAGTGGACGGTGCAGGTGGCGCTCGATTTGGGCGTGCCGGTGCCCTCCATCGCGTCCGCGCTGGACGCGCGCAACCTGTCCTCGCGCAAGGACGAGCGCGTGGCCGCGAGCAAGAAGCTCCACGGCCCCGACATCTCCCTGTCCTCGGAGGAGAAGAAGGAACTGGCGCAGTGGGCGCATGACGCGCTCTACGCGGCGCGCGTGGTGACGTACGCGCAGGGCATGCGGCTCATCCAGGCGGCGTCGGACGAGTACAAGTGGGGCGTGTCGCTGGCGGAGATGGCGCGCATCTGGCGGGGCGGCTGCATCATCCGCGCGAAGCTGCTCACCCCGCTGCGCGAGTCCTTCCAGCAGCAGTCCACGCTGCCCAACCTGATGGTGTCCGAAGCCTTCTCGCCCGTGCTGGACAAGATGGCCCCGGCGTGGCGCAAGTTCGTGGGCGTCGCGACGAAGTCAGGCATCCCCGTGCCGGTGTTCAGCAGCAGCCTGGCGTACCTGGACAGCTACCGCAGCCCGGAGCTGCCGCAGAACCTCACCCAGGCCCAGCGCGACGCGTTCGGCGCGCACACCTACCAGCGCCGGGACAAGCCCGACGCCGGCTTCGTGCACACGGACTGGCTGAAGTAG
- the zwf gene encoding glucose-6-phosphate dehydrogenase: MDAQGVHIETHPREGEPVFSAGRPDPCTLVLFGATGDLAERKLFPALFELARSGLLPEHFAIVAYSRSKLEDGPFREHVKEGLKKFARTQPLDEAAVNRFAETIETASGGYDDPEAFQRLSQKLQDISKRRQTDGNKLYYMATPASTFPQIIQSLSGAGLIKREEQPGQKPWSRLIIEKPFGHDLESAKALNKTLGSALDEKQIFRIDHYLGKETVQNILVFRFANAIFEPLWNRQHIDHVEITAAEAIGVEGRGGFYDETGVIRDMVQNHLLQVLALCAMEPPVSFAAEDIRDEKNKVFRALRPVEGGDVPQHVVVGQYEGYQDEKGVKKGSRTPTYVAMKMNIDSWRWQGVPFYLRAGKNLKKRLTEVSIHFKSVPIGLFSGGGATCQRLQPNVLTLRIQPHEGIALSFESKIPGEDVNIGGVTMDMDYAESFKKPVPEAYERLLLDCMRGNATLFARQDSVEQAWGYITPILQALETDAGGTVHTYAKGSKGPDAADALPAKNGRRWSTL; this comes from the coding sequence ATGGACGCGCAGGGAGTGCACATCGAAACCCATCCCCGTGAGGGCGAACCGGTGTTCAGCGCGGGGCGCCCGGACCCCTGCACCCTGGTCCTCTTCGGTGCCACGGGCGACCTGGCCGAACGCAAACTATTCCCCGCCCTCTTCGAGCTCGCCCGCTCCGGCCTGCTCCCCGAGCACTTCGCCATCGTCGCCTACAGCCGCTCCAAGCTGGAGGACGGCCCCTTCCGCGAGCACGTGAAGGAGGGGCTGAAGAAGTTCGCCCGCACGCAGCCCCTGGACGAAGCCGCGGTGAACCGCTTCGCGGAGACCATCGAGACCGCCTCCGGCGGCTACGACGACCCGGAGGCCTTCCAGCGCCTGAGCCAGAAGCTCCAGGACATCTCCAAGCGCCGCCAGACGGACGGCAACAAGCTCTATTACATGGCCACGCCGGCCTCCACGTTCCCGCAGATCATCCAGAGCCTCTCCGGCGCGGGGCTGATCAAGCGCGAGGAGCAGCCGGGCCAGAAGCCCTGGAGCCGGCTCATCATCGAGAAGCCCTTCGGCCACGACCTGGAGAGCGCCAAGGCCCTCAACAAGACGCTGGGCTCGGCGCTGGACGAGAAGCAGATCTTCCGCATCGACCACTACCTGGGCAAGGAGACCGTCCAGAACATCCTGGTGTTCCGCTTCGCCAACGCCATCTTCGAGCCGCTCTGGAACCGCCAGCACATCGACCACGTGGAAATCACCGCGGCCGAGGCCATTGGCGTGGAGGGCCGCGGCGGCTTCTACGACGAGACGGGCGTCATCCGGGACATGGTGCAGAACCACCTGCTCCAGGTGCTGGCCCTGTGCGCCATGGAGCCCCCGGTGTCCTTCGCCGCGGAGGACATCCGCGACGAGAAGAACAAGGTCTTCCGCGCGCTGCGCCCCGTTGAAGGCGGCGACGTGCCCCAGCACGTGGTGGTGGGCCAGTACGAGGGCTACCAGGACGAGAAGGGCGTGAAGAAGGGCTCGCGCACGCCCACGTACGTGGCGATGAAGATGAACATCGACTCGTGGCGCTGGCAGGGCGTGCCCTTCTACCTGCGCGCGGGCAAGAACCTGAAGAAGCGCCTGACGGAGGTGTCCATCCACTTCAAGTCGGTGCCCATCGGCCTGTTCAGCGGCGGCGGCGCCACCTGCCAGCGGCTGCAGCCCAACGTGCTCACGCTGCGCATCCAGCCGCACGAAGGCATCGCGCTGTCCTTCGAGTCCAAGATTCCCGGCGAGGACGTCAACATCGGCGGCGTCACCATGGACATGGACTACGCGGAGAGCTTCAAGAAGCCCGTGCCGGAGGCGTACGAGCGGCTGCTCCTGGACTGCATGCGCGGCAACGCCACCCTCTTCGCGCGCCAGGACAGCGTGGAGCAGGCGTGGGGCTACATCACGCCCATCCTCCAGGCGCTGGAGACGGACGCGGGCGGCACGGTCCACACCTACGCCAAGGGCAGCAAGGGCCCTGACGCCGCGGACGCGCTGCCCGCGAAGAACGGCCGACGGTGGTCCACGCTATGA
- a CDS encoding cupin-like domain-containing protein — MNEDTSQLRPEWRQWLAENLALGVTEEDVQKVLVSSGVDPAVARAEVAAVGAHPYFRACRQVARHFGWMESLMDAYSALRAQDGGRELEVRHGVSPEEFFQRYYFGHRPVVLRGMMADWPALQRWSLTYFRERLGSVEVEVMVGRDADPEHAAFQDRHRSRMPFSDFLTLLETGTRTNDYYMVPRNENWREGGLSPLREDLRAPAGIIEPDLRQDMLTLLLGPAGTITPLHHDNMNILLGQVMGRKHVRLVPSFERHRVYPHRGTFSHVNADAPDLTLHPLYAEATVLEAVLEPGDMVFLPVGWWHWVKALDVSASVTFHHFRVPGGNTHLEPPA; from the coding sequence ATGAACGAAGACACGTCCCAGCTGCGCCCCGAGTGGCGGCAGTGGTTGGCGGAGAACCTGGCGCTGGGGGTCACGGAGGAAGACGTACAGAAGGTGCTGGTGTCGTCCGGTGTGGACCCGGCGGTGGCCCGGGCGGAGGTGGCGGCGGTGGGCGCCCATCCGTACTTCCGGGCCTGCCGGCAGGTGGCCCGGCACTTCGGCTGGATGGAGTCGCTGATGGACGCCTACAGCGCGCTGCGGGCGCAGGACGGGGGCCGCGAGCTGGAGGTGCGCCACGGGGTGAGCCCCGAGGAGTTCTTCCAGCGCTACTACTTCGGTCACCGGCCGGTGGTGCTGCGCGGGATGATGGCGGACTGGCCGGCGCTCCAGCGCTGGTCGCTCACGTACTTCCGCGAGCGGCTGGGGAGCGTGGAGGTGGAGGTGATGGTGGGCCGCGACGCGGATCCGGAGCACGCGGCCTTCCAGGACCGGCACCGCTCGCGGATGCCGTTCTCCGACTTCCTCACCCTGCTGGAGACGGGGACGCGGACGAACGACTACTACATGGTGCCGCGCAACGAGAACTGGCGCGAGGGCGGGCTGTCGCCGCTGCGCGAGGACCTGCGGGCCCCTGCGGGCATCATCGAACCGGACCTGCGCCAGGACATGCTGACGCTGCTCCTGGGGCCGGCGGGCACCATCACCCCGCTGCACCACGACAACATGAACATCCTGTTGGGCCAGGTGATGGGCCGCAAGCACGTGCGGCTGGTGCCGTCCTTCGAGCGCCACCGGGTGTACCCGCACCGGGGCACCTTCAGCCACGTGAACGCGGACGCGCCGGACCTGACCCTGCATCCGCTCTACGCGGAGGCCACGGTGCTGGAGGCGGTGCTGGAGCCGGGGGACATGGTGTTCCTGCCCGTGGGCTGGTGGCACTGGGTGAAGGCGCTGGACGTGAGCGCCAGCGTCACCTTCCACCACTTCCGTGTTCCCGGCGGCAACACGCATCTGGAGCCCCCTGCCTGA
- a CDS encoding acyl-CoA synthetase: MPESSSRASTDYASTYRDFRWERPAHFNFATDVIDRHAAERPLAPALQWSDESGRSQRFSFQDLKERSLHAARFLTGLGLKRGDRVFILMPRVPEWWFLVLGCIRAGIVFMPGTPMLTAKDIRYRLEVSGAKAVLTDGSCLDRFEGVLGQAPGVTTWVSTGDAPSPWTRYAPEPLGESLAESQATAFPPTKAEDPLLIYFTSGTTGMPKMVLHTQSSYGQGHLITGRYWLDLKPEDRHLTLSDTGWAKCAWGKLFGPWSVGACNVVYDFRGRFDPVGFLKVLEREKVTTFCAPPTAWRALVLQDLKAVDLSSLRHSLSAGEPLNPEVIQTWKEATGLHIREGYGQTETVVIVGIFPGMEPRVGSMGRPSPGFTVAVIDEHGNEVADGQEGDIAVRVKPERPVGLFAGYLNDDAANAASSRGDWYVTGDRAVRDADGYLWFVGRSDDVIKTSGYRVGPFEVESALIEHPAVAESAVIGVPDDKLGHRIKAYVLLTPGHTPSPQLAQELQDFVKKTTAPYKYPREIEFVTELPKTVSGKIRRAELRATQKNQAAREQG, from the coding sequence ATGCCCGAGTCTTCATCCCGAGCTTCCACCGACTACGCGTCCACCTACCGTGACTTCCGGTGGGAGCGGCCGGCGCACTTCAACTTCGCCACGGACGTCATCGACCGGCACGCGGCCGAGCGGCCCCTGGCTCCCGCGCTCCAGTGGTCCGACGAATCCGGGCGCTCCCAGCGCTTCAGCTTCCAGGACCTGAAGGAGCGCTCGCTGCACGCGGCGCGCTTCCTCACCGGGCTGGGCCTGAAGCGCGGCGACCGGGTCTTCATCCTGATGCCGCGCGTGCCGGAGTGGTGGTTCCTGGTGCTGGGCTGCATCCGCGCGGGCATCGTCTTCATGCCCGGCACGCCCATGCTCACCGCCAAGGACATCCGCTACCGGCTGGAGGTCTCCGGCGCGAAGGCCGTCCTCACCGACGGCAGCTGCCTGGACCGCTTCGAGGGCGTGCTGGGCCAGGCCCCCGGCGTGACGACGTGGGTGTCCACCGGCGACGCGCCTTCTCCGTGGACGCGCTATGCGCCGGAGCCCCTGGGGGAGTCCCTGGCGGAGTCGCAGGCCACGGCGTTTCCGCCCACGAAGGCGGAGGATCCGCTGCTCATCTACTTCACGTCCGGCACCACCGGCATGCCGAAGATGGTGCTGCACACCCAGTCCAGCTACGGCCAGGGGCACCTCATCACCGGCCGCTACTGGTTGGACTTGAAGCCGGAGGACCGGCACCTCACGCTCAGCGACACCGGCTGGGCGAAGTGCGCGTGGGGCAAGCTCTTCGGTCCGTGGAGCGTGGGCGCGTGCAACGTCGTCTACGACTTCCGCGGCCGGTTCGACCCCGTGGGCTTCCTGAAGGTGCTGGAGCGGGAGAAGGTCACCACCTTCTGCGCGCCGCCCACCGCGTGGCGTGCGCTGGTGCTCCAGGACCTGAAGGCGGTGGACCTGTCCTCGCTGCGCCACTCGCTGAGCGCGGGTGAGCCGCTCAACCCGGAGGTCATCCAGACGTGGAAGGAGGCCACCGGGCTGCACATCCGCGAGGGCTACGGCCAGACGGAGACGGTGGTCATCGTGGGCATCTTCCCCGGGATGGAGCCGCGCGTGGGCTCCATGGGCAGGCCGTCCCCGGGCTTCACCGTGGCCGTCATCGACGAGCACGGCAACGAAGTGGCGGACGGGCAGGAGGGCGACATCGCCGTGCGCGTGAAGCCGGAGCGGCCGGTGGGCCTGTTCGCGGGCTACCTCAACGACGACGCGGCCAACGCCGCCAGCAGCCGGGGGGACTGGTACGTCACCGGCGACCGTGCGGTGCGAGACGCGGACGGCTACCTGTGGTTCGTGGGGCGCTCGGACGACGTCATCAAGACGTCCGGCTACCGCGTGGGCCCCTTCGAGGTGGAGTCCGCGCTGATTGAGCACCCGGCGGTGGCCGAGTCCGCCGTCATCGGCGTGCCGGACGACAAGCTGGGCCACCGCATCAAGGCGTACGTGCTGCTCACGCCGGGCCACACGCCGTCACCCCAGCTCGCGCAGGAGCTGCAGGACTTCGTGAAGAAGACCACGGCGCCCTACAAGTACCCGCGTGAGATTGAGTTCGTCACGGAGCTTCCCAAGACGGTGAGCGGGAAGATCCGCCGCGCCGAGCTGCGCGCCACCCAGAAGAACCAGGCGGCGCGCGAGCAGGGCTGA